One genomic window of Centropristis striata isolate RG_2023a ecotype Rhode Island chromosome 20, C.striata_1.0, whole genome shotgun sequence includes the following:
- the LOC131958753 gene encoding elongation of very long chain fatty acids protein 6-like, translating to MEQGNGTGWQLEEFSFERRFDQRGAMRWMQANWSASFLFSALYAALVFAGRHYMKPRPRMNLRRPLVLWSLCLAVFSIVGAVRTGSYMLHVLTTLGFRRSVCDQSFYSGPVSRFWAYAFVLSKAPELGDTAFVVLRKQKLLFLHWYHHITVLLYSWYSYKDMVAGGGWFMTMNYGVHALMYSYYAARAAGLRVPRPFAVLITSAQLAQMAMGLTVSALVYRWLQHGDCPSRLDNITWAALMYLSYLLLFSNFFYHTYLQRRPAPADKTAKAE from the exons ATGGAGCAGGGGAACGGGACGGGCTGGCAGCTGGAGGAGTTCAGCTTCGAGCGGCGCTTCGACCAGCGAGGCGCGATGCGGTGGATGCAGGCCAACTG GAGTGCGTCCTTCCTGTTCAGCGCTCTGTACGCCGCCCTGGTGTTCGCAGGGCGCCACTACATGAAGCCACGACCTCGGATGAACCTGCGGCGACCGCTCGTCCTCTGGTCGCTCTGCCTCGCCGTCTTcag TATTGTGGGAGCTGTGAGGACCGGCTCCTACATGCTCCATGTGTTGACCACGTTGGGCTTCAGACGTTCCGTCTGTGATCAGAGCTTCTACAGCGGACCGGTCAGCAGGTTCTGGGCCTACGCCTTCGTACTGAGCAAGGCTCCGGAGCTgg gcgaCACGGCGTTTGTGGTGCTGAGGAAGCAGAAGCTGCTCTTCCTGCACTGGTACCACCACATCACGGTGCTGCTCTACTCCTGGTACTCCTATAAAGACATGGTGGCGGGCGGCGGCTGGTTCATGACCATGAACTACGGCGTGCACGCGCTCATGTACAGTTACTACGCGGCGCGCGCCGCCGGCCTGCGCGTGCCGCGGCCGTTCGCCGTGCTCATCACCAGCGCTCAGCTGGCTCAGATGGCGATGGGGCTGACGGTGAGCGCGCTGGTGTACCGCTGGCTGCAGCACGGAGACTGTCCGTCCCGCCTCGACAACATCACCTGGGCCGCTCTCATGTACCTCAGCTACCTGCTGCTCTTCTCCAACTTCTTCTACCACACGTACCTGCAGCGCCGCCCCGCCCCCGCCGACAAGACCGCCAAGGCCGAGTAG